In Nocardia terpenica, the genomic window CCTCGATTACACGGATGGGCACCGCCCTGGCGGTCGTCCCGGCGCTCGCGGCTGCCGCAGCTGCTGCTGTCGGCACGATCGCTGTCGGCGCGGTCGGCGTGAAGGATGCGCTGAAGGCCGAGTCCGACCTTCGTCACCAGACCGCCTTGCAGGCTCAGACCCAGGCCGACAAGGTGGCCGACGCGCAGCGCAAGGTCCGCGACTCGGACCGGGCCGTCAGCGACGCGGTGCGCGACGCCGCGATCACGCGCTCGGACGGCGCAGACAAGATCGCCGCCGCCGAGAAGCGTGTCCAGGACGCGCAACGCTCGGCCGCGGAGGCGCAGAAGGACCTGTCGACGGCTCGCCGCGACGCGGTGGACAAGATCAACGACTACAACCATGCCCTCAAGGGCATCCCCCTGTCGGAGCACCAGGCCGAGACCCGCTATCTGCGCGCTCAGGCGACGCTCGCCAACCTGTGGAAGAACAAGGACGCGACGTGGCTCGACTACCGCGAGGCGATGGACAACGTCGAGCAGGCCAAACAGGACCGGGAAAACACGATCGCGTCCAACCGGCGGCTCCAGCGCGACGCGATGGAGGCCAACGCCAAGGGCGTCGAAGGCGATGACCATGTCGTCAAGTCGAAACAGCAAGTAGTTGACGCTATCGGCAACGTCCGCGACGCCGAGACCGAACGCGGCAAGACGGTCCGCGATGTCGCTATCGCCACCGCGAACGCCGAGAACGCGGTCACCAAAGCGCTGGAAGCGCAACAGGATGCGATCCGCGATCGGCAGCGGGCATACCAGTCCGACGCGCAACAGAAGTACATCGACTCCCTCGGCAAGCTCAGCCCGAACGCCCGCGCCTTCGTGGAGCAGCTCCACCAGATGGACGGCACCCTCACCAGCCTGCGAAAGCAGGTGCAGGACAACCTGTTCGAGGGTTTCGCGACCGACATGAAGAACCTGGGCGGCACGATTCTGCCGCAGGTCAAGTCGGGCTTGTCCGGCATCGCTACAGGTATCAACGAAGGCGTCCGGTCGTCGGTGCACTCGTTGGTGAGCGAGGTCGGCCAGCTGAAGACGTTCTTCGATGAGTCTGGCCGCGCGGCAACACGATTGGGTGACGCGTTCGCTCCCGCTACCCGTTCGTTGCTGAACCTGATGAGCACGGGCGGCGCGTTTCTGCCTCGGTTGACCGGCGCAATCGCCGACTGGGCTACCGAGTTCGACAACCGCGTTGCGGTGCTTCGCGCCTCCGGCGAGCTGGCGACGTTGATCGATCGCGGCATGGCCAAGGCCGGGCAGGTCGGCACGGTCCTGAAGGACTCGGCCGGAGTCGTGAAGGACATCTTCACCGCGATCACCGGCCGCGGGGACGACATGCTGTCCCGGTTCGAAACCCGACTGGCGCGGCTGCGCACGAACTTGCGCAGCGCGGCGGGCCAGAACAACATCCGCGGCTTCTTCGGCGACGTGAGCGCCGAGTGGACCAAGTGGTCGACACTCATCGGCAACGCGGTCGCCCTGCTCAAGAACACGCTGTACCCGGCGGTCCAGGGCACATACGGGATTCTGTTCTCGTTCGCCACCACGTTGTTGCAAGCGCTGACCACGCTCGACAAATACACGCCGGTGGTGAAGGGCCTGGTTACCTCGCTGCTCGCCTTGAAAGTGATCGGCTCCCTCAGCTCGATGTTCGACCGCTGGGGCACGAGCATGCAGACCTTCGCGCAGGGGCGCGGCATGGAGGGTAGCCGGTCGGCGGTCGGCGCGATCGGCACCGCGATGTCCAGGTGGAGTGGATACATCGCTGGAGCCACGCTGGCGGTTGGCTTGTTCTCGCAGAAGGTCGGCGAACTGAGCGAGAAGCTCAAGTCGATCGACCACGTGCAGGCGAAGTGGTCGAACTTCGGTGTTGAGTTCCGGCAGGGAATCACGGCCTCGCTGCTGAATTCCGGTGGCATCGTCGATGATTCGGTACGCGGCAAGGTCGGCGCACAGTTCCAGTCGTTCCTCGGCGACTTCCAAACCCTCAAGGATGCGAAGGTCGGGTCGTGGAGGGACTCGGTATCGGCCGCGCTGAAGGACGCGTTCACCAGCGGCAGCCACAGCGAGACCTGGGACAAGTTGCTCCACGGCATGGCCCAAAACACCTGGGGTAGTGAGGCTCTCAACGCCTGGGACCAGCTCGACATGCCGATCAAGCGCGTCCAGGACGCAATTGTCGGCACCAACGCCCAGTTCGACGCCTTCAAACAGCGCATCAACGATGTGGCGGGACAGAACTCGGGCTACCTGATTCCGGTCCTGGACTCGATGCGCGAGCAGTTCCTCAAGGGCCAAGACGCCGCGTCCAAGACGGCTGAGGCGTATGACAAGATCCGTGATCGCGCGGTCGGCGCGGCCGATGCTGTGGAAGCACTGCGTAACTCCTTCAAGCGGCAACAGGCCGACGCGCTCGCGTTGGAGAACTCCGAAAGCGCCGCGTACGCCGGGCTCGATACGTTGCGTGACCTGCTGAAGGGCAACGAGTCCACGGGCAAGTTGAACCTCAGCAACCTCGTCAAGGGTGACGGCTTGTTCAACACGCAGATCGAGGCTGGGCGGACCCTGAACCGGCTGCTGCAAGACCTCGCCGTGGACTACAAGGGCGTCGCGGCAGCGGAGTACACGTCGGTCTACAACCAGACCAAGGACGCGGACCAGGCACAGCAGGCGCAGCGCAAGAAGATCACCGAGCTTCGCGACTCCCTGAGCACCATGCTCGCCGACACGCTGCCGCAAGACCAGATCGACGCTGTGCTGAGCCGCTACGGGCTGATGCTCGATCAGTTGGCCGACGCGCCAGCGATCAAACCCACAGTCGACACCTCCGATCTCGATACGGCGATCGAGAAGACCAAGAGCATCCTCGCTCAGCTGAACCCCAACTCGCCGTTCGCAGCACAAGTGAACGACCTACTGAAGGACAAGAAGCGCGAGAAGGCTGGCCGCGTCAGCGACCAGAACCCGTACGGTGTCACCCTTTCCGGCCAGGAGCGGCGCTTTCTCTCGCAGCTGAGCCCAGACGGCGACCCCACCGACACCACATCGGCTGCCTACTACAAGGCGCTGGCGAAGAACAAGGGCATCGATGAGGTGCTGAAGGCCCGTGCCGAGGTGCTGGAGAAGATGGCCAGGTACGGCGGGAATTTCAATGCGATGACCCTTGCTCAGTTGCAGGGGACCAACGTTGCGCTTGGACTGAACGCTGACGACCTGCGGTACCTCAACCTGGACAACATCCACAATCCGCCTGCACCGCACCAGCTTCCGCCCGCTGCTCCGCCGCCGAGCGGCCAACCATCCGGCCAGCAGGGCGCGCAGTCGGGGGCGCAACCTCAAGGCGCGCAGTCGAATCCGCAGCCGCAGTCCGGCCAGACCGCAACGCAGCAGCCTGCGACACCATCGGCCGCCACCCCGCCCGAGCCTGCCGAAATCCCGAAACCGGCGGTGGCTCCGCAGGTTCCGGACTTCGCCCCGGCGTCGACCACGTTCACGGCGTTCGCCGACGACGTACAGAAAGGCTGGAAGGACAAGCTCGATCCGGCGCTGTCGGCTATGGCGACGAAGGCCGCCGCTGTCGGCCAAGCGGTCGTGGACGCGAAGACCGTTGCGACGCCTGCGTTCGACGAGCTGGTGCGGTTGTTTGCCGACCGCATTTCCGGTGATCAGGGTCTGCTGCCGGAGTGGGGCAAGCTGAAGACCACCATCGACGCCGATATCACCACGATCACCGATGATTACTGGGCGAAGCGGCTGGTCGATGCGCTGAACACGTTGGGTACGAACTTCGGTACCGGGGTTGCGGGTGTGTCGGCGCAGTGGTCGGGCATCAAGAAGGCCATCGCCGAGCCTCTGGACTATATCTTCGGGCAGGTATTCGGTGTCGCGCTGAAGAACGCCTGGGCGCAATTGCGGGTGATACTCCCGAACCTGCCGGAGTGGAAGGCCGAGTTCCCGAAATTCGGCTACTCGACCGGCGGTATCCACGGTGTGATGTCCGGTTACTCGCCGGGTGTCGATGACCGGGTGATCGCGGTCGGCGGCGGTGAGGCGATCATGCGCCCGGAGTGGACGCGTGCGGTGGGTGCCGACTACGTGAACGGCGCGAATGCTGCTGCTCGCCAGGGCGGTGTCGCTGGTGTTCGCAGCTACCTGGACGGCGCGTTCGCCGCGGGTGGCATCGTCGGCCGTACCGTCGCGACCGACGACCCGATCTCGGCGGTGCAGCGGAGCCTGTGGAATGCCGTGCGGACGGCGTTTCCTGGCGCGGTGCTCACCTCGGCGACGCGCACCATCCACACCGAAGGCCACCGCGACTACCACAACACCGGCAATGCCATCGATGTGGTCGGGCCGCTGGACCAGATCGCCCGATGGATCTACACGCGGTACCCGCAATCGACCGAGTTGATCCATTGGCCGCTGGCCGGGTGGCGAAACCTCAAGGACGGCAACCGTTTCGACTACGGCACGTCCACCAACGAAGGCCACACCGATCACGTCCACTGGGCCAACCTCGGCGAGATCGCGTCGGACGGTCGGATGATCTCCATGGCCACCGGAAGCCTCGGCTCGTTCGTGTCCGGCCTCCAGGACCAGATCCAGACCGTGCTCGTGGACCCGATGCAGGAGTCCCTGTCTGCTGCACCGGATTTCGGCCCAAGCCTGCTCGGTGGTGCGTTGCCGACCGACCTTGGCAAATCCGTCACCGACGCCGCGGTTCACGCTGTGCAGGCACTCGCTGGGGCGTCCGGCGGTCTGGTCGGCTACTCGGGCGTGGCCGGGGTGGAGCAGTGGCGTGGGCTGGTAGAGAAGATCCTGCGCGAGAAGGGGCTGCCGCTGTCGGAGGTCAATCGCGTGCTCGTGCAGATGGGCACCGAGTCCGGCGGCGATCCGCGAGCGATCAACCTGTGGGACAGCAACGCACTCAACGGAACACCGTCCAAGGGCCTCATGCAGGTCATCGACCCCACCTTCCGCACGTACGCGGACCACCCGGGCTACGACACCGACATCTACGATCCCGAATCCAACCTCCGCGCGTCGATCAACTATGCGCTCGCGCGCTACGGATCACTCGCCGCGGCCTACCAAGGCCACGGCTACGACCAGGGTGGGTGGCTACCCGATGGCGGTATCGGCTGGAACACCAGTGGCGAGCCCGAACCGGTGTTCACCGGTGACCAGTGGCGCAGCATCCAATCCTTGATCGGCGGCATTAGCGGACTCGTGAAACTCATTGCGCCGCAGAATGTCACGGCGCTACCCGTGTCGATCGCCGACGTGTCGACGAAGTTCGCCGAGAAGATGACGGCAATCCTCACCGCCATCGTCGGCAAGTCCAGCGGCGGCACCGCCACCACCGGGACTACAACCACGACCGAGACCACTCCGGCGACTTCCACGCCAACAGCACCGTCGACGCCAGTCACGGGCAACGGCACCGACGACGCCCACGCTGCGGGCGCGGGCATCGGCAACGGCCTGAACACCCCGGGCGACACCGACCCGGCCGGAACCGGTCTTCCTCCCACGACGCCGGGCACTGCGACCGGGCAGGCGGCGGTGCCGAGCGCCGAGCAGAACGTCTTGCCGACCGAGAACACCAACGTCGCCGAGGACATCCTGCGTGATGCCCTCTCCGACCTGCTGTCCCCAGAGCAGCTGGACACGATCTTCCCGACGACTGCGCCAAAGGTACCGACACCTACGGGACACGCGCCGACGACGGTTCCAGCTCCCGCGACGACTCCGCCGCCGGATACAGCGACCTCGGTCACGCCCGACCCGATGACGGTCACGCCCGAGACACCGCCGACACCACCGGACCCGGCCGCGCTGGCGGCGGCACCACCGCAACCGCCACCGGAGAACGTTACGACCGATGTCGTGACGGCCATGCCGAGCGTGTCCACGACCGACGCCGTTACGGCGTCGGCGAACGCGGCGAAGTACGCGAGCCTGTCCCCGAACACGGTGGGCAAGAAGCTCGTTCACACCGGCCTCGGGTTCATCGACGGCAACGTGCGCCAGTTCCTTTCCGATGTCGGCCTATCGGGCGGCGGCGCACTGAGCAACGCCCTGGATCAAGCGATGGCCTACAAGAAGTCGACGGATCAGCAGTCCTACGCCGAAAAGCAGGCCACCGCCGCGGGCACCGTCCACTACCACGTCACCGACATCGACGAGGCGATGCGCAAAGAAACCATCCGCCGCTGGCAACAGACCCTCGGGTTCAAGTAGCCAGCCCGACAACCAATAACTGAATAACAACTCAATAGGGAAAGACCATGTCACGAGCAATCGTGGAGCTGGAGGGCTGCGACGGCAGCTGGTTCCGCATCGCCGGGCCGCGAATGGGCGAGCAAGGCGTCTGGCTGGGAACTGATGTCCAAGGCATTTACGACGCCCCGGTCAAGACGCTGTACCAGGCCCATGCCACGCAGATCGGTAGCGACTATCAGGCGACTCGCTGGTTGAGCCGAGACGTTGTTTTCGGCGTCCACATCGGGAATACGCCGTCGCGCTCCTGGCAGGAGAACGACTCGGCGTGGCGGAAGGCGTGGAGCTACAGCAAGGAATCGAAGCTGTGGATCACCACCGAGGATTCCACGCGATTCCTGCGGCTGCGGATGTCGGAGCAGCCGCAGTTTCACCCCGAGCACGACCCGCATCTGACGAAGATCGAAAAGGTCGTCATGACGTGCGTGGCGTCGACGCCGTGGTGGTTCGAAGCCGACGCCACCGACACCTTCGTTTCCAGCGGCCCGAGCGACAGCGGGTTCGTCACGGTCGCCAACCCGACCGACCAGGAGATCTGGTTGAAATGGGTTTGCCAGGGGCCGGGCCGCTGGATACTTCCCGACTTCTCGTGGGCCGATGAACGATTCCGCCGGGGAACGCTCGACGCGAATCGCCGGATCTCGCTCCCGAAACAAAACGATGGTCAGACGTTTCTCGTCGATACCGACCCATTCGAGGAGCAACTGCGCGACCCGTCGGGCACGCAGGTGTGGAGCCTCATGAACGGCGTCACCTTCGTATATCCGGTGCCTGCGTGGACGCCACCGACGAAGCTACCGGTGTCGGTGTCCGAATCGGCCGCCGGTGTCGGTATCCAGGTGCGCGCCGCGCGAACGTGGTCACGGCCCTGGGGCCTGCAATGAGCGTCGCAACGATCGATTTCGACGCCGCATTCGCTGAATTCATGACGGCCCGAGCTGTCGAACGACAGGCCCGATTGACACCTCCCTTGGTGCGTTTCTGGGACGGCAACTGGGATCTGCGCGGACGCGTCGAACGCATCATTACCGCGAACGTTGTCGAGAAGAACAACGAGACCGGAACCGCCGTGTTCACGCTCCCTCTCGACTACTACATCAGTGAATGGATCATCGATTTCGAAAACCGCACCGAGGTAATCCACTGCACCGTGGAAAAGGACGGGGTCAGGTGGAGCGGACGCATGGACGAGTTCGCCGTAGTAAAGATGGAAGACGGCTCGGACCATTTACGAATTGCGTTCAAGCATGATTTCGAAGAGTTAAAGAAGCTGATTGTTTTCCCCAATCCGTTTCTCGGTCCGGAGGTGCAATTTCCCCGATTATGGCTCGCGTTCGGGCCTGCTCGTTTCGTATGCAAATTGACAGCCCTGCTGAACGTAATGCGTGTCGAGGGACATTTCTGGCAGCTGCCCGACGACCCCTTAGACCCTGCTCAGTGGCCGATCGGTGGGCCTGACACGTGGTGGATGGTCGTCAAGCCCGACGCAATAGGCAACGACACGTCGCCGTTATCCCTGGTCCACGCCCGCATGAAATCCGTGCATGAGGCGACTAAATCGGTCTGCGAGGATGCGCAACTGACATGGACGTTCCGCCGCTTCCTGGAGGGCGATGAACCGCCCTGGCCGGGCGCGAACCTCCGCCATGGATGCCTTGTCATCGACTTGGAGGACAAGGGAAACCGCTTCGGCGAAACCAGTATGGGTGGCGATTTGTTCGGTGGTCTGATCCGGCAGAAGACCACGGTCGGCAACGACGGTATGACCGAGGGCGTCGACATCATCAAAGACCCCGATTTCCCCGCCGAATACAGCGATCCCAACTGGCAGGGAACCATGCCCCGCGCTCCCTGGGTGACCTATCGAGACGGCGTTCACACGGCGATTGCAACGTCCGAATTCTCCATGAAACCAGCAACGGCGGTGCAGATTGTTGCGGGCGGTCACAGTATGCCGTTCGTCAACGAAATCATCAGTCAGACGGTCCAAATGGTAGGCGACCTCACCGCCATGATTCCATTCACCCCGCCACTTGGCGGCGTGGCGGACGCAGTATTGAAGCCGATATACAGCGACACGCTCATGGCTTTCGGTGCGACGAAGATTCCCGGGCGCGCGGCCCGGCTCGGTCGAAATCACTTCAGGGAGCAGTTTCAGGAGGGCGCGGACCGTGCCTACACCCTCGGCTATCTGATTTCCCAGCGGCTGGGAGCCTTCAGTACTGAGCGGAAAATAGGTCACGAACTCACGGTGGTCGATGGTGCGCCATACAAGATCGGCCAACGGGGGCTCGGGCATTTCTACATCGGCGATCGAGTCGGCACGACCGTCCGGGGCATGCGGATCGGAAAGATCTTTGTCGATCAGGTTACCGAGGTAGGTTTGGAATGGAGCCGGGAGAAGGCGGCGACGTGGAAGATCACGCTCGGCCACCGTGAGCCCGCGGACCCGGTTATCCAAGCTTTCAAGAGATTGCAGGAAATATTGGGTGCATTGCATGATTTGGGGATGCTGTGAGCAGTGAAAATGACGAGGATGCGGTCAAGCAGGCTGAGATCGAGGCG contains:
- a CDS encoding transglycosylase SLT domain-containing protein; this translates as MATSYSAGVAKIVIRPDLTGFKEKLESEIKAAIAGAGKSIPVSVDIDAASVARARKEASAGGPVTIDAQVALRDRTVTEARARAQRQAGTVHYRGEVRTDRDSVARAGREAARDFDNAYRQQQRRTNRQAARRIGVNETAADRETNRYSPQRPLSAVEQKAAADYREASRRLDGYNRRFAAADRAVEKTEARVAALMRERAADLNALWRREITRITREIDTLRGAAAEGRGFGEPLTRSTRSRRITELQRQLREDPALLAGRASSAALEQRLGQARRQLDAHRDVRRMVAGRRAQVTADRDLARRTYTNLVGAGDLTVQMRQVHDRITRQLNTARASIAAIAARSTPHADVYSWTDRPQLRVTRQAERLLRGRMVEDLPLSGDRNAISTALASASRLESAERTLARTRANVERATTAVITAEKTHRELLDRGETDVRKLTRSRERLDHAQAMQRYARDDHFDASALLGVARNRFDRSQGALVRRVEMPILHRSSEWIDARAEKAAEALSQKLLFVGRMLSSVTTIAVSAGAALAGVGAVNLVPVVASITRMGTALAVVPALAAAAAAAVGTIAVGAVGVKDALKAESDLRHQTALQAQTQADKVADAQRKVRDSDRAVSDAVRDAAITRSDGADKIAAAEKRVQDAQRSAAEAQKDLSTARRDAVDKINDYNHALKGIPLSEHQAETRYLRAQATLANLWKNKDATWLDYREAMDNVEQAKQDRENTIASNRRLQRDAMEANAKGVEGDDHVVKSKQQVVDAIGNVRDAETERGKTVRDVAIATANAENAVTKALEAQQDAIRDRQRAYQSDAQQKYIDSLGKLSPNARAFVEQLHQMDGTLTSLRKQVQDNLFEGFATDMKNLGGTILPQVKSGLSGIATGINEGVRSSVHSLVSEVGQLKTFFDESGRAATRLGDAFAPATRSLLNLMSTGGAFLPRLTGAIADWATEFDNRVAVLRASGELATLIDRGMAKAGQVGTVLKDSAGVVKDIFTAITGRGDDMLSRFETRLARLRTNLRSAAGQNNIRGFFGDVSAEWTKWSTLIGNAVALLKNTLYPAVQGTYGILFSFATTLLQALTTLDKYTPVVKGLVTSLLALKVIGSLSSMFDRWGTSMQTFAQGRGMEGSRSAVGAIGTAMSRWSGYIAGATLAVGLFSQKVGELSEKLKSIDHVQAKWSNFGVEFRQGITASLLNSGGIVDDSVRGKVGAQFQSFLGDFQTLKDAKVGSWRDSVSAALKDAFTSGSHSETWDKLLHGMAQNTWGSEALNAWDQLDMPIKRVQDAIVGTNAQFDAFKQRINDVAGQNSGYLIPVLDSMREQFLKGQDAASKTAEAYDKIRDRAVGAADAVEALRNSFKRQQADALALENSESAAYAGLDTLRDLLKGNESTGKLNLSNLVKGDGLFNTQIEAGRTLNRLLQDLAVDYKGVAAAEYTSVYNQTKDADQAQQAQRKKITELRDSLSTMLADTLPQDQIDAVLSRYGLMLDQLADAPAIKPTVDTSDLDTAIEKTKSILAQLNPNSPFAAQVNDLLKDKKREKAGRVSDQNPYGVTLSGQERRFLSQLSPDGDPTDTTSAAYYKALAKNKGIDEVLKARAEVLEKMARYGGNFNAMTLAQLQGTNVALGLNADDLRYLNLDNIHNPPAPHQLPPAAPPPSGQPSGQQGAQSGAQPQGAQSNPQPQSGQTATQQPATPSAATPPEPAEIPKPAVAPQVPDFAPASTTFTAFADDVQKGWKDKLDPALSAMATKAAAVGQAVVDAKTVATPAFDELVRLFADRISGDQGLLPEWGKLKTTIDADITTITDDYWAKRLVDALNTLGTNFGTGVAGVSAQWSGIKKAIAEPLDYIFGQVFGVALKNAWAQLRVILPNLPEWKAEFPKFGYSTGGIHGVMSGYSPGVDDRVIAVGGGEAIMRPEWTRAVGADYVNGANAAARQGGVAGVRSYLDGAFAAGGIVGRTVATDDPISAVQRSLWNAVRTAFPGAVLTSATRTIHTEGHRDYHNTGNAIDVVGPLDQIARWIYTRYPQSTELIHWPLAGWRNLKDGNRFDYGTSTNEGHTDHVHWANLGEIASDGRMISMATGSLGSFVSGLQDQIQTVLVDPMQESLSAAPDFGPSLLGGALPTDLGKSVTDAAVHAVQALAGASGGLVGYSGVAGVEQWRGLVEKILREKGLPLSEVNRVLVQMGTESGGDPRAINLWDSNALNGTPSKGLMQVIDPTFRTYADHPGYDTDIYDPESNLRASINYALARYGSLAAAYQGHGYDQGGWLPDGGIGWNTSGEPEPVFTGDQWRSIQSLIGGISGLVKLIAPQNVTALPVSIADVSTKFAEKMTAILTAIVGKSSGGTATTGTTTTTETTPATSTPTAPSTPVTGNGTDDAHAAGAGIGNGLNTPGDTDPAGTGLPPTTPGTATGQAAVPSAEQNVLPTENTNVAEDILRDALSDLLSPEQLDTIFPTTAPKVPTPTGHAPTTVPAPATTPPPDTATSVTPDPMTVTPETPPTPPDPAALAAAPPQPPPENVTTDVVTAMPSVSTTDAVTASANAAKYASLSPNTVGKKLVHTGLGFIDGNVRQFLSDVGLSGGGALSNALDQAMAYKKSTDQQSYAEKQATAAGTVHYHVTDIDEAMRKETIRRWQQTLGFK
- a CDS encoding Gp37-like protein, which gives rise to MDATDEATGVGVRIGRRCRYPGARRANVVTALGPAMSVATIDFDAAFAEFMTARAVERQARLTPPLVRFWDGNWDLRGRVERIITANVVEKNNETGTAVFTLPLDYYISEWIIDFENRTEVIHCTVEKDGVRWSGRMDEFAVVKMEDGSDHLRIAFKHDFEELKKLIVFPNPFLGPEVQFPRLWLAFGPARFVCKLTALLNVMRVEGHFWQLPDDPLDPAQWPIGGPDTWWMVVKPDAIGNDTSPLSLVHARMKSVHEATKSVCEDAQLTWTFRRFLEGDEPPWPGANLRHGCLVIDLEDKGNRFGETSMGGDLFGGLIRQKTTVGNDGMTEGVDIIKDPDFPAEYSDPNWQGTMPRAPWVTYRDGVHTAIATSEFSMKPATAVQIVAGGHSMPFVNEIISQTVQMVGDLTAMIPFTPPLGGVADAVLKPIYSDTLMAFGATKIPGRAARLGRNHFREQFQEGADRAYTLGYLISQRLGAFSTERKIGHELTVVDGAPYKIGQRGLGHFYIGDRVGTTVRGMRIGKIFVDQVTEVGLEWSREKAATWKITLGHREPADPVIQAFKRLQEILGALHDLGML